The following coding sequences lie in one Pantanalinema sp. genomic window:
- a CDS encoding DUF4382 domain-containing protein: MLKRLFGLTLAGSIVIVAGCTSLPGTSGAPESSATGTMNFGFAGEGYTVQAANDAANNKPATGNFAATELTFNTILFKPTKIELHYAGELADAQKQQAPADITGTSADQSEVNASDAGDTEATAEDGKWIVLPVENANAIDLAKLAANSVSFGEDPLKAGKYDQIRLTGGGSYDAVDASASVKTGEYFLPSGRLYIKQGFEIREGYKTDLKFAFNAKQSMVSAGSKVILKPNAVKVYADYSKVETATASAQ, encoded by the coding sequence ATGTTGAAGCGGCTTTTCGGCCTCACTCTTGCCGGTTCCATCGTGATCGTCGCTGGATGCACGAGCCTGCCTGGAACGTCTGGCGCTCCTGAGAGCAGCGCGACCGGGACGATGAACTTCGGCTTCGCCGGCGAGGGGTACACGGTTCAGGCTGCGAACGATGCGGCCAACAACAAGCCTGCCACGGGCAACTTCGCGGCGACCGAGCTGACCTTCAACACCATTCTCTTCAAGCCGACGAAGATCGAGCTGCACTACGCCGGCGAGCTCGCCGATGCGCAGAAGCAGCAAGCGCCTGCCGATATCACGGGAACGTCGGCGGATCAGAGCGAGGTGAACGCCTCTGATGCCGGTGACACCGAAGCCACGGCGGAGGACGGCAAGTGGATCGTCCTCCCGGTCGAGAACGCGAACGCCATCGACCTGGCCAAGCTGGCGGCCAATTCGGTATCGTTCGGTGAGGATCCCCTGAAAGCGGGCAAGTACGACCAGATCCGCCTGACCGGTGGCGGCTCCTACGACGCGGTGGATGCAAGCGCCTCCGTGAAGACCGGCGAGTACTTCCTGCCCTCCGGGCGCCTTTACATCAAGCAAGGCTTCGAGATCCGGGAGGGCTACAAGACGGACCTGAAGTTCGCCTTCAATGCGAAGCAATCGATGGTGAGCGCGGGCAGCAAGGTCATCCTCAAGCCCAACGCCGTCAAGGTCTACGCGGATTACAGCAAGGTCGAAACCGCCACGGCTTCCGCCCAGTAA
- a CDS encoding transposase, whose translation MARTITLELHAPTLAKQQAFRQMQVEFNRIANELAVAMVRGSLDAMETVSPTPALARSAFELLERGAFEAIERLFPSGLDHPLTRMIQGQLKAAKSRTERSPLPRFKPYAPVVFGDQDWQLTCTEGRWKLTIPVLGHPITVPVLVPMAQTEALQRLMHAGIPLEGRLYQRRGRWFFAATYLNDVPVPDASHAVVGVDLGRRHRAVAVAPGSNRRLFLSGRAHEHRLRRYDKVIERLEAGGNRRALRHVVAKRERYTVHADRTLANALVAFASRDKGALIKFETFASPPPLLPPQTTPGSAREIDAYRRIQRLVSRKAELRGIPVMAVNGFESSQRCYACGVVQPGNRRGRAYRCACGYHAHADLNAARNIAQTAIWSETIRFAGVGYNPGAQADGTAAAQVVDLIKGQADRMRSALTSLGEAVSHATLPTSPTLGVNASTSTYQMEGIEMASLVKDLTESSTKFVTGSLDNLKTYVDRTSEEMSRVDIVGVTRRVLDTAIDNTKKVVKLSAEPNGLDFFGKAKAVADGSLEAAKEVVNTISEEGKKADFIGVSTRMTMEGIASLRNQVDLTLETTKTVTNRLMPLATSTKPVATRAPQVTRVEIETEKPAAPTSSKASK comes from the coding sequence GTGGCCCGGACGATCACCCTCGAACTGCACGCCCCGACGCTTGCCAAGCAGCAGGCGTTCCGGCAGATGCAGGTCGAGTTCAACCGGATCGCCAACGAGCTGGCCGTCGCCATGGTCCGGGGATCGCTGGATGCGATGGAGACGGTCTCGCCGACCCCCGCCCTGGCCCGCAGCGCCTTCGAGCTTCTGGAACGCGGCGCCTTCGAGGCCATCGAGCGCCTCTTCCCCTCGGGCCTCGACCACCCCCTGACCCGCATGATCCAGGGCCAGCTCAAGGCCGCCAAGTCGCGCACCGAGCGATCGCCCCTTCCCAGGTTCAAGCCCTACGCCCCGGTCGTCTTCGGCGACCAGGACTGGCAGCTCACCTGCACCGAGGGGCGCTGGAAGCTCACCATCCCGGTGCTCGGCCACCCCATCACCGTGCCGGTGCTCGTGCCCATGGCCCAGACCGAGGCCCTGCAGCGCCTGATGCACGCGGGCATCCCCCTGGAGGGGCGCCTTTACCAGCGGCGCGGGCGCTGGTTCTTCGCGGCGACCTACCTCAACGACGTGCCGGTGCCTGACGCGAGCCACGCGGTGGTGGGCGTCGATCTCGGCCGCAGGCACCGCGCGGTGGCCGTGGCCCCCGGCTCCAACCGCCGCCTCTTCCTCTCGGGCAGGGCCCACGAGCACCGCCTGAGGCGCTACGACAAGGTGATCGAGCGCCTCGAAGCGGGCGGCAACCGCCGCGCCCTGCGCCACGTCGTGGCCAAGCGCGAGCGCTACACGGTCCACGCCGATCGCACCCTCGCCAATGCCCTGGTGGCCTTCGCCTCGCGCGACAAGGGTGCCCTCATCAAGTTCGAGACCTTTGCCTCGCCCCCCCCTTTACTCCCTCCCCAAACGACTCCGGGTTCCGCCCGCGAGATCGACGCCTACCGCCGCATCCAGCGGCTGGTCTCCCGCAAAGCCGAGCTTCGCGGGATCCCGGTCATGGCGGTCAACGGCTTCGAGTCCTCGCAGCGGTGCTATGCCTGCGGGGTCGTTCAACCGGGCAACAGGCGCGGCCGCGCCTACCGGTGCGCGTGCGGCTACCACGCCCACGCGGACCTCAACGCGGCCCGCAACATCGCCCAAACCGCGATCTGGTCGGAGACGATCCGGTTCGCAGGCGTCGGGTACAACCCCGGCGCCCAGGCCGACGGCACGGCTGCAGCTCAGGTGGTCGATCTGATCAAGGGACAGGCCGACCGCATGAGAAGCGCGCTCACCTCGCTTGGCGAGGCGGTCTCGCATGCCACCCTCCCCACCTCTCCAACCCTTGGTGTCAACGCATCAACAAGTACATACCAGATGGAGGGTATTGAAATGGCTAGCTTGGTCAAAGATCTCACGGAGTCCAGCACGAAGTTCGTCACCGGGAGCCTCGACAACCTGAAGACGTACGTCGATCGCACCTCGGAAGAGATGAGCCGCGTCGATATCGTCGGCGTGACCCGCCGCGTTCTCGACACGGCGATCGACAACACGAAGAAGGTCGTCAAGCTGAGCGCCGAGCCCAACGGGCTCGACTTCTTCGGCAAGGCCAAGGCCGTCGCCGACGGCAGCCTCGAAGCCGCCAAGGAAGTCGTCAACACGATTTCCGAAGAGGGCAAGAAGGCTGACTTCATCGGCGTCAGCACCCGCATGACGATGGAGGGCATCGCGTCCCTTCGCAACCAGGTGGACCTGACCTTGGAAACCACCAAGACCGTCACCAACCGCCTGATGCCGCTCGCCACGAGCACGAAGCCGGTCGCCACCCGCGCACCCCAGGTGACCCGGGTCGAGATCGAAACCGAAAAGCCCGCCGCTCCTACGAGCAGCAAGGCTTCCAAGTAG